TATGCCAATGGGGCCCTTTGTCTATGGATTTTTATGGTTTTGCCCCGAGGATAATATTCGAATGTTATCAATGAAAGgggtaaaacaaaaaaaaaacaatgacaaAATTCTCATAAGAAAATGGTATACTACTTTGTATCTAACGATACAGAATTGGTAAACCAATTGTCATTTGAGCGTTAATACTTTGACAGAATTTAATACAAATCATGTCATGTGAATTATGTTACAATGACAGCcaggaaaataaaaattatcataACATTAACATAACAGATTcattttaacttaatattttgacAGATTATTTAAAATGGTATCATCAGAATATAAATTCGGTGACAATTATTCTTAGATAATCTTCCATATAATTCGTGGTCAGATGATAGGTAGCAATTTGGTCGCTACCGTGTGACGTTATTTCATACGACAGATTCGAACCGTCATCTGAAGCATCatcagacggcagcgagccccgtgacagtTTTATTTTCATCAGGATGACGGTTTTCAATCGTCATCTAAAGAGGTTATCAACGTAGTGAGAtatcaattttcttttttttttcgagTGCCAATAGTACTTTAGAGATTTAATCTCAGACTGTGAGTTTAATTTGTTACTACAGACTTTTAGGCCTTCTCCACTTAGCTCGTCGACTTTGACCAAATAACCATTAATGAGCTCTCATTGTAATAAGGAATTTATAATCTCTTCTAAAGTTATCTTCTCACGTCTCACAAAGTTTTGTATCAACGCCATTTCTCATCCGTGTTGAAAGAAAATGACTTGCATCTTGAGTTGTCATATACCAAGTCTTATTAATCTATCTCTTAATATCAAACTTGGAAACCATATTGTTCATGTGTTGAAATAATCAAAACCAAAACTAGGTCCATGATACAACTAGTTAGGAACTAGGATTGGACCTGGTATTGATTAAACTAGCTTTGTATCTTTGAGGTCTGACAATGGTGGTGAGTATGAGCTTAGGGAATTCAAGGAATTCTGTGCTGAGAATGGAATTCGCATGGAGAAGACTCTGAAAGGAACTCCTCAGAAGAACGGAGTTGCAGAACGAATGAACAGAACTCTGTGTGAGCGTGCTAGAAGCATGAGGTTGAAGTGCGGACTTTCGAAGACGTTCTGGGCAGAAGCAGTTAACACTGCAGCATTCTTGATCAATAGAGGGCCATTGAGTCCTTTGGAGAGTGGCATTCCTGAAGAGGCTTGGAGTGGCAAACAGGTAAATCTATCCTTTCTGCGAGTATTTGGATGTGATTCATATGTTCATATTGCTCCCCTTGAGAGAAGTAAGTTAGATGCGAAGTCTGTTAAATGTACGTTCATTAGATACGGTGGTGATGATTTCGGATATCGGTTCTGGGATAGTCAGAACAGGAAGATTATCCACAGTCGGGATGTTGTTTTCAATGAGCAGATGATGTACAAGGATAGTCTGGGAGCATCTGATACTGCTGATTCAGAACCAGAGGTCGTGGACCTAGACATCACGAATTCTGGTGGGAGCAAAGAGGTAGTTGTGGAGGAGGCAACTGTGGAGGAGGTAGTTGTGGAGGAGGTAGGAGAACCCCAAACTCCACCGGTTACACTACGCAGATCCACCAAAGAGCGTAGAGCACCTGACAGGTACACGCCTACAAGCAACTACATGCTGCTGACAGATAGTGGTGAACCAGAAAGCTACTTGGAGGCATCTCGTGGAGAGGATGCAAGCAAGTGGAAGCTTGCAATAGATGATGAGATGGATTCCTTGATGACAAATGGAACCTGGGAACTTGTTGAGCTTCCAAAGGGTAAGAAGGCTTTACCAAACAGGTGGATTTTCAGAATCAAAGAAGAGGCTGATGGTAGCAAACGCTACAAGGCAAGGCTGGTCGTGAAAGGCTTTCAGCAAAGGTACGGCATAGTTTATACTGACGTTTTTACTCCAGTGGTGAAGCTGACTACTATTCGTTTAGTGTTGAGTATGGTTGCTGCAGAAGATTTGTAGCtgcatcaaatggatgtaaaaacgaCATTTCTTCATGGGGACTTAGATGAAGACATCTATATGAAGCAACCTCAGGGCTATGAGTCTGATAACGCTGAGCTTGTGTGCAAGTTGAACAAGAGCTTATATggtctgaaacaagctccaagacagTGGTTTGTTTGTTGGGCCCACGAGTTCACCAACAGCTccaccattagtatgatattgtccgctttgcgccaagcccgcacggatttgtttttgggttccttcccaaaaggcctcatactaatgtagttggtgaacttctttataaactatgcATCTCCCTTGTATCTTTCCGATGTGGGACTTGGGATGTATACCCAACAATCCTCCCCTCAGACCAAGGACCACAAGCCTCCCCTTCAGCGATAATCTGTCTAATCATCTTGTACCGCCGCCAACCCGCGAAACACGCCGCCTGACCACCACAATATCAGGAAGACTTTCGACACAAGGCACCAAGCACAGATTTCCCATCGCGAGGTCACACTGAGAGCCTCCCACATCTCCTTAGATCTCATGCATGTTCTCCCAGCCGAaccatcggctctgataccattttttGGGCCCACAAGTTCACCACAGCGccaccattagtatgatattgtccgctttgggccaAGCCCGCACGGATTTGTTTTTGGGTTCCTTCCCAAAAGACCTCATACTAATGTAGttggtgaacttctttataaactatgcATCTCCCTTATATCTCTTTCCGATGTGGGACTTGGGATGTATACCCAACAATCCTCCCCTCAGACCAAGGACCACAAGCCTCCCCTTCAGCGATAATCTGTCTAATCATCTTGTACCGCCGCCAACCCGCGAAACACGCCGCCTGACCACCACAATATCAGGAAGACTTTGGACACAAGGCACCAAGCACAGATTTCCCATCGCGAGGTCACACTGAGAGCCTCCCACATCCCCTTAGATCTCATGCATGTTCTCCCAGCCTAaccatcggctctgataccatttgttgGGCCCACAAGTTCACCAACAGCTccaccattagtatgatattgtccgctttgggccaAGCCCGTACGGATTTATTTTTGGGCTCCTTCCCAAAAGGCCTCATACTAATGTAGttggtgaacttctttataaactatgcATCTCCCTTGTATCTTTTCGATGTGGGACTTGGGATGTATACCCAACAAGGACAAGAGACCAAGAACAAGTACAAGAGAATTTACGAAACTCACAAATCCAAGAAATTTCTTAAGGAATTCTATACCCAAGTGGTTTCCTAAAACGCTTTTCATTATTTCTCTCTTTAGCTCTACTTCCGACCACAATCTTTCAATTTTGGTATGCATTATAGACTAAATTACTTGATCTCTAAGACTTAAAACTTGATCCCCTGCTTCAAGTTTCTTCAACTTGATTAACAAATTAACTCAATCCTCAAGTTTTGCCTTTCACCATATGAATTAAGAGTTAACTCTAATAAAATGGATTACAACCTATACAGAATTAGGGGGAAATCAGAGACAAACAAGTATCAAATATGTTATACCATGTGTTGACGATATTTTCGAAGTATCcaaattttcaaccttgatacgcgtttgcggggattaaaaatgataaaaataatgcgggcgtgccaaaaaagctagttctcaaagggtgaaataataattgaataaaataaataaataaaatgtgcctaaattacttgaattctaaatgAAAATTgattgacgaccgttacaaggactgaaaataaaaacaacggtcttgggccctgacgttacttgacaggtcggtcggaaaaataatttttttagataagtaccaaaaataaaagcaataaaataacacaaagatataaaaattttaactttcttttatatttttattgattttgtagatatttttcaatgttttttgtattacaaataagcataaagcatgaaaattacaacttaaaaaataataaatttaaaactagaaatataaataagtcgtaaaaaataatatgtacgggattaaataaaattaaccggTCTTTTTGACGTTGTTGGAATGAGTGAAAATGAGGATTAGAACTCCGGAAACTCATCTCGGGGATTGTAGTGATGTCCGGGTAATTCTGGGAGAATTTGGAGCAATTTAGAGAGTTCATGGACTTGACCAGTAATTTACCACCAGGTCAGCAGCAATTCTGGGACTAAAATGATGCTTCCATGGGACTTTTGGGCTCGATTTTGGGAGCTGTAGAGGTCGGATTGGAGCGAAACGAATGCTAGTATTTAAAGTTCATGTGTAAGGGAAGGATCTGGAattggaatttcagaaaaacGTTGACTAACAgagtcggaataaattattgaaaattggaCTAACAGAATagttgtttgatggttgaaaaaccaaaagcttgattctgtttcgtaGATGGTACTTTAAAGACGATTTTAGAGGCTGTAGGAGGTtgttttttacgaaataaaaattagGAGTTTCGAGTCTGATATAACTAAAGACATTAAAATTAATTCGGGACGAAATAATAGACTAATGAACCCATGATAAAGTTCGTAAAACGGCTCTCCATAAAAGTTGTTTGATTAATTCTTCAATGATGAAAAattcaaaagcttgtttctggatctttttaattgattgagatcaatGAAAAGTTTCTAAACATGATTTAGAATAGGTGTCTAAACTAAGAATAACTCAAAAATGGGGTTTCGATGATCTCGGTTTCACGAAAAAATACTTAAAGCTTTGAAGAGTAGGATAATGGTGAAATTCGTTCTAGACTAAGAGAGTTTAAATTGAGGATTGGGTAATGATCttactgacttaactaagagattgtAAAAAAAAACGATTTGGAAATTGATCGAgtaaactaagagaatttcggaCTTGAAGTTTCTGAATATTGGAAGTTTTGTTGAAGAACTTGAGATTGAAGAACGAATTCTGGAAATTGAGAGCTTGCTTAAACTAATTAGATGCTAAATAATGATTTCTAAGAATCTAAGGATCGATAAAATGGCAAATAATTTGATAGACAAATTGATTTGTTGTGTGTTTGATTGATTTGAATGGGAGTTGGAAATGAAGGAATTGAGCACCATTCATAGTTTTTTagtaataaaatttcatgtaaATGGTCCTTAAATTTCTCATCCATGATTCTCATTACCTTCCCATCACTTGAAACACGTTCTTGAGAGTTGTATAAAACTTCAAACCCGTTTTTCAGCACTAGTGgtctttgaaaaattctaccggtTTCGTTACTGCTCCgttttgctccctttttgacattccggaaagctaacatcTCGAAATTTCTGAGAAAAATATTGGTCGTCCGATATTTCACTGTTTTAGGATCCGTTTTCATCGTCGAAGTTGCTAGACGGATTGctgaaaaatggtgcaaatttgcctctaatttttattatttctttttctttttttatttctgttttttctttttgataatCTTTgatgttattttctatttttatcacatttttattttattacaagatgaatttaattaaaacaaattaactataaaataaaaattataacctatgctaaatcaaaaaaaaaaaaaaaaaccaacacCATCAAAATGATTTTCTAATAGAAAATAGCTCAATTGGATAAAGACTTTGTATACATTTGACTCCGAAGCAATCCCAATCATAAAGTGTGAgagtttcattttctttcacaCTTCATTTTCCTTCTACAAATTTCTGTGTGAGAGCAATTTCGTGCAAAATACACTTTCTATTATAAGTCTTGTAATGTTTGATAAAATATAAGTACACCATAAATTCACAAGCAAAtcatgctatatatatatatatatcttcaatctattaaaaaaacaaatgatttacaTGTGCAGCTGTTTAGTTTGaattaaaaatgaatatatGAATGCTAATTAAACTGAAAAAAGAACATCTAAAAGATGTTGAAAGCTATGATTGTCTGTGAAAGGAAAGTTAGATTGATCCAAAGGCGGACAAATACTAACCCTAATAATTAGAATCTTAGGTAATTAGACAATAGTTGTTGCCACAGTTCAATTGGGTCCCTATCAATTTGCCTTTTTAGCATCAATTTGGACCCACTTTTAAATATTTAAGCATTACTGCTTGGTTATTATTCATTTTCGTCAATTTCTCATTTTATGTTAATCATAAATCATGTATGGGTCACTCTCATCCCAGAAAAATGTggtctttctttttctctaatATCTTAAGAGGGCAGTTGAAATGTCATCTCCAAATATCATTCTAGCTTTGTTTCTTTTATATGTATACTCCGAGTAAGGACAAGAATAATCTCCATGGACCTCCATATTGCTTTCTTATTGCTCCACGTTACCTACAAACTCTAACattttagagaaaaaaaaaaaatcaaaaacaaTATAGGTAGGAAAGGAAAACCTATCAAGGTTGACTCCACGATAGATATGATTATGTAAGTTATCTCGTAAATTCTTTCGTGAAGTGTAAATTATCTTATAAATTCTTTTGTGGAGTGTAAATAACCTCTAGATTGTAAACTCTAaaagaattttatttttttttaggaatTAAGTAAATGAATTGCCAGTAACTGGGCCAGGTGGAGCATTGTGATTGGGTGAGAGGAAGAAATTGGTGAATCTTTGAAtcaaaacacatggtaagataaGGGTTGTAGCCAGTTGCAATATTTCTTTCTATGGGCTTTGGCTAGTGGGATAGCACTGACCTTTATAAATAGGCACATGCTAGGGTTAGGGTTAGTCATCAATCAATACACACATAAATAGGCACAACACCTTCTTTTCCCCCTTATTATATTTCCCTTTCTTCTAGCTCAATCCACTTCCTTATTTTCCTTCATGTTCACTTCTTCTTGACTGGATTCAATCTACTAGGgttttgaaatgatgaagaaACGGCAGGTCGTATACAAGAGAGAAGGGAGTGGAAGGGGTTCATCTACGACTTCATCTTCAGTGGTGAGAAATGTGAGATACGGAGAGTGCCAGAAAAATCATGCGGCGAATATCGGAGGATATGCAGTAGATGGTTGCAGAGAATTCATGGCGAGTGGAGAAGAAGGGACTAATGGTGCGCTTATGTGTGCTGCTTGCGGCTGTCACCGGAATTTCCATAGAAGAGAAGTTCAAACTGAGGTTGTTTGTGAGTATTCTCCTCCTAATTGAACTCCTCGATATATTCTTTTACTAAAACAAAAAATCAAACAAGATACATATATAGATATGATTGAACTGAAGATCCAATTTTAGATTTCATATGATCAAATTTACTGATGATTGTTGTGTGATTCAAAGAACCAAAGATGAAACTTTGGGAACACAGATTCTATATTAATCTTCAAACAGAGTGTGATTGCTAGCTCTTTCAGATTTGTTTCAAGTTTGTATTAATGCAATTAATCCTTCAACAAAGATTGGGTGgcttcttttcattttttccctttcccttttcttttcatGTTCTCAATTCATTCAATGGCAAAACTTGAATATTCCTGGCAATTGCTATTTCCATCGGATTCAGAGATCAAATAGCAATTAATTTTACAAGAAATTAATTCAAAGCTATATCTTATGTTTCAGGAAACTCCTATTTAGTAGCCCTCTTGTAGCATTTCTGCCTTTTGTGTCCATTTTGTTTGGAGGCtattttataaaagttatattTAAGAAATAAAGGTTCCAGGTGTCTGTGTCCGTGCCAGTGCCCATACAGCATAGGCTACATCTTTGGAGTTGGTTGATCTTTCATTCGTTTTTCTTATGCCGGTAGAACACCTATATGAACATATAGAAATCAAAGTTCATCCATTCACTTTGTTTATACTTACAGAAAGAGAAGAATATAGGAATTGACCTGAGCTTAATTAATTATAAGCAaggtttaatttattaaatatttctcCTTCCTTCTCAAACCTTCTATGGATACTGGTTTATACCTTTGATGAATGAAAAGGAAAGGTTGCTTCTACATGTCACTCTAAATTTAGACCTAACTTACTTTAACTAATAACTGTTGAATAAACTAGACATGCAAGTTGAATTTTGGCTTCATCTTTTTTCCATGGAATGATTTTTCTTGGTGACCAAACAGCCAAAAAAGATGCGACAATCATGTAGAATATAGAATAGAATAATTTTACTGAGGCCCACATATCCAATCATGTTTATAAATCTCTCCAATAGTGTATATAATAAAAGTAGTGAATAAAGTTTAAAAAACAACAGAATTTATAATCTTGAGGAGGTGACCCTCCTCATCTTCTGGGTGGTGAAGCTCAACCATACactaaataaaataacaataaaatgaTTTCAAGTGGAAACAATGCTTTATATCTTTTCCTTCACATGTTTCTTTTAATGGTTTAATATAAGCATACTGTATGGGTTTGTGCATCTTTTAATACATATAGATATTATATCACACTCTTTATGTATATTATTTGGTTCAAGTGCTAGACATCTTAAGATGGGAACATTAAGTTATGGGAAGCACAGAATATCTATAAGCAAATTAAAAAAAGAGTGCTTGAAGCATGATAAGATGTATAAATAATTGACATTTTGACAACCAAATTAAGAGTGGTTGGAGCATGATAAGATGAATTGACAAGCTCAACTGTTTAATTAGGTGGTTTTAGATGTACTAGATTTTGATATTTTATGTGATactattaatttctttttatgatTTGAGAGAGATCCTCCATTAAATTTAGTACTATATATGTTTTAGACAACCTGCAGGTgggtattatatatattatggaAGTCAAAAACTTCATTTATTATAGCTAAAGTCATGTACTGTAGTGTTCATGATAATTAAAAGAAGACCTTATAGTATATTAGCAGAAGAAAAAGAGCTGTGAGGTGCCGGTATGAATAAGCGGTTCTTGTGGTATCCCCCACTCGGGTTCGGTTTCTAATGTTACTTTTGAAGTCGCATAACTGAAGTAATATGCAAGTCCTCTCGTAAACTCTTGTGGAGCGATATATAAGTCTCTTAGGATTTGAGTGgattgattaatttagaattacTAATATTGGTGTATATTACCACTTCAttatttaaagaagaagaaaactacACATGATTATAGTTTCAAGAAAGGTAAAATAATGGTCAAAATAGGTAGAATAAGAAATTAGGAACATCGAGTTAGTATATTCTTTCAAGAAAGAAAGTATAGGGAGTTGTTAATTaccattctttatatatttgtCTTCTCCTTTATGTGAATGACCATTATTTGTGTCCAAGCATGGCATAAATTAGATTCTTTTAACTTATTTTCAAGCTCCAAGGAGAAAAATTCATCCACTCTTTTTTTGAGTAAAAAGCTGGAGAGTGTGGGAAAAAGACCCCGAACATCCCAACTAGATTGGTACCCGGGAAAAACCCCAAACTCA
The DNA window shown above is from Euphorbia lathyris chromosome 1, ddEupLath1.1, whole genome shotgun sequence and carries:
- the LOC136201278 gene encoding mini zinc finger protein 3; this encodes MGFEMMKKRQVVYKREGSGRGSSTTSSSVVRNVRYGECQKNHAANIGGYAVDGCREFMASGEEGTNGALMCAACGCHRNFHRREVQTEVVCEYSPPN